A window from Bordetella petrii encodes these proteins:
- a CDS encoding SDR family oxidoreductase, which produces MTDTIAILTGASRGIGAALARGLARPGTRLVTLARRADPDLAAHAQAQGAELEQIQVDLSDLQAAAQVAQRIGAALPRDARRYLLINNAGTVQPVAAAQALADGPAIAAAFNLNVSAVMLLTAHFAAAVQGLQAERRVLNISSGAGRNPNAGWGVYCATKAALDMYTRVFNQEQGAAGVRAVALAPGIVDTGMQETIRASDPASFPALAKFQEFHATGKLAAPAAVAARILSYLDRDDFGTTEIDDIRNYD; this is translated from the coding sequence ATGACCGACACGATCGCAATCCTCACCGGCGCCTCGCGCGGCATTGGCGCGGCGCTGGCCCGCGGCCTGGCCCGGCCCGGCACCCGGCTGGTCACCCTGGCCCGCCGCGCCGACCCGGATCTGGCCGCGCACGCCCAGGCCCAGGGCGCCGAGCTGGAGCAGATCCAGGTCGACCTGTCCGACCTGCAGGCGGCGGCGCAGGTGGCCCAGCGCATCGGCGCGGCCCTGCCGCGCGACGCCCGCCGCTACCTGCTGATCAACAACGCCGGCACCGTGCAGCCCGTGGCCGCCGCCCAGGCGCTGGCCGACGGCCCCGCCATCGCCGCGGCGTTCAACCTGAATGTGTCCGCCGTCATGCTGCTCACCGCGCATTTCGCGGCGGCCGTCCAGGGCCTGCAAGCCGAACGCCGGGTGCTGAACATCTCGTCGGGCGCCGGCCGCAATCCCAATGCCGGCTGGGGCGTGTACTGCGCCACCAAGGCCGCGCTCGACATGTATACCCGCGTGTTCAACCAGGAACAGGGCGCCGCCGGCGTGCGCGCCGTGGCCCTGGCGCCCGGCATCGTCGACACCGGCATGCAGGAAACCATCCGCGCCAGCGACCCGGCCAGCTTCCCCGCGCTGGCCAAATTCCAGGAATTTCACGCCACCGGCAAACTGGCCGCGCCCGCCGCCGTGGCGGCCCGCATCCTGTCCTACCTCGACCGCGACGACTTCGGCACCACCGAAATCGACGACATCCGCAATTACGACTGA
- a CDS encoding ABC transporter ATP-binding protein, giving the protein MTDALSTPAGATAALQARNLVKIYDEGPARIQVLDDVSLTVERGEMVAIVGASGSGKSTLLHILGLLDVPSQGEVTVDGIAAAGLSEGQKSALRNRSLGFVYQFHHLLPEFSALDNVAMPLIVRREQRDTAREAARKVLALVGLAQREGHFPGQLSGGERQRVALARALVTRPACVLADEPTGNLDRGTAHKMFELLTQVNRESGTAFAIVTHDAELAALADRQLLMERGQLVSG; this is encoded by the coding sequence ATGACTGATGCCCTGTCGACCCCGGCCGGCGCCACCGCGGCGCTGCAGGCCCGCAACCTGGTGAAAATCTATGATGAAGGCCCGGCGCGCATCCAGGTGCTGGACGACGTCAGCCTGACCGTCGAGCGCGGCGAGATGGTGGCCATCGTAGGGGCGTCGGGCTCGGGCAAGAGCACCCTGCTGCATATCCTGGGCCTGCTGGACGTGCCCAGCCAGGGCGAGGTCACGGTGGACGGCATCGCCGCCGCGGGCCTGTCCGAAGGCCAGAAAAGCGCCTTGCGCAATCGCAGCCTGGGCTTTGTCTACCAGTTCCATCATTTGCTGCCCGAATTCTCGGCGCTGGACAATGTCGCCATGCCGCTGATCGTGCGCCGCGAGCAGCGCGACACGGCGCGCGAGGCGGCGCGCAAGGTGCTGGCGCTGGTGGGCCTGGCCCAGCGCGAAGGGCATTTTCCCGGCCAGCTGTCGGGCGGCGAACGCCAGCGCGTGGCGCTGGCGCGCGCGCTGGTCACCCGGCCGGCCTGCGTGCTGGCCGACGAACCCACCGGCAACCTGGACCGCGGCACCGCGCACAAGATGTTCGAGCTGCTTACCCAGGTAAACCGCGAATCGGGCACGGCGTTTGCCATCGTTACCCACGATGCCGAACTGGCCGCGCTGGCCGACCGCCAACTGCTCATGGAACGCGGGCAACTGGTTTCGGGGTAG
- a CDS encoding TatD family hydrolase has translation MLIDTHCHLDAAEFDADRLGVARRAAAAGVRGIVIPAVERGNFAVVRGLAQQVEGGAYALGIHPLYVSRAHDDDLGALREAVIDALDDPRFVAIGEIGLDFFVPELAAGEPRARQERFYDAQLALAAEFGLPVLLHVRRSQDILLKYLRRRPGVRGGIAHAFNGSAQQARAFVERGFALGLGGAMTYPRALQIRRHATDVGLDSLVLETDAPDIPPAWLYAPQRRNDPGQLPRIAQVLAELRGVDAAEIARATTAAAHRVLPRLRT, from the coding sequence ATGCTGATCGATACGCACTGCCATCTCGACGCCGCCGAATTCGATGCCGACCGCCTGGGCGTGGCGCGCCGCGCCGCTGCGGCCGGGGTGCGGGGCATCGTGATACCGGCGGTCGAGCGCGGCAATTTCGCCGTGGTGCGCGGCCTGGCGCAGCAGGTCGAAGGCGGCGCCTACGCGCTGGGCATCCACCCGCTGTACGTGTCGCGCGCCCATGACGACGACCTGGGCGCGTTGCGCGAGGCCGTGATCGATGCCCTGGACGACCCGCGCTTTGTCGCCATCGGCGAAATCGGCCTGGATTTCTTCGTGCCGGAACTGGCCGCGGGCGAGCCGCGCGCGCGCCAGGAGCGCTTCTACGATGCGCAGCTTGCGCTGGCCGCCGAGTTCGGCCTGCCGGTGCTGCTGCATGTGCGGCGCTCGCAGGACATACTGCTGAAGTATCTGCGGCGCCGCCCTGGCGTGCGCGGCGGCATCGCCCACGCCTTCAACGGCAGCGCCCAGCAGGCGCGGGCCTTCGTCGAGCGCGGCTTTGCGCTGGGCCTGGGCGGCGCCATGACGTACCCGCGCGCCCTGCAGATACGGCGCCATGCCACCGATGTGGGGCTGGACAGCCTGGTGCTGGAAACCGACGCGCCCGACATCCCGCCGGCCTGGCTGTACGCGCCCCAGCGGCGCAACGATCCGGGCCAGCTGCCCCGCATCGCCCAGGTGCTGGCCGAGTTGCGCGGCGTCGACGCCGCCGAGATCGCCCGGGCCACCACGGCCGCCGCCCATCGCGTGCTGCCGCGCCTGCGGACATAA
- the recJ gene encoding single-stranded-DNA-specific exonuclease RecJ — MVSPRLTVRTTNSDARRILEAAGIHPLLARLWAARGVTHPDQTRLAWPALLPPAGLTHVDHAAGILADAIAQGKRLLIVADYDCDGATACAVGLRALRAFGADVDFLVPNRFETGYGLSPAVVDLACAHHAGKPDLIITVDNGIASVEGVAAANAAGIGVVVTDHHLPGDTLPDALAIVNPNQPGCGFPSKNLAGVGVIFYLMLALRAELRRRGTYAPDGGPRLDALSDLVALGTVADVVKLDANNRLLVTQGLQRMRTGRMQPGLRALFAVAAREPRSACGFDLGFALGPRINAAGRLADMSLGIACLTTDDEAQALDMARQLDQINRERRGIEAEMREQAMAAMEAAGSADGATVCVFDPGWHQGVVGLVASRLKEKYWRPTLAFAPAGDDEIRGSGRSIPDVHLRDVLDLVSKRHPGLIRKFGGHAMAAGLTLGRDDFPVFGPAFDAAVRELTGRDRFEPLLETDGSLESGYANADVATLLQQQVWGAGFAAPLFLDEFIVRSQRLVGEKHLKLSLERGHQRFDAIWFGHDQSLPEHIQAAYRLEPNVWNGMVSAQLVIEHAA; from the coding sequence GTGGTCTCGCCCCGTCTGACAGTCCGTACGACCAACTCCGATGCGCGCCGCATCCTGGAAGCCGCGGGCATCCACCCGCTGCTGGCCCGGCTGTGGGCCGCGCGCGGCGTCACGCACCCCGACCAGACCCGCCTGGCCTGGCCCGCGCTGCTGCCGCCGGCCGGGCTGACGCACGTCGACCATGCCGCCGGCATCCTGGCCGACGCCATCGCCCAGGGCAAGCGGCTGCTGATCGTGGCCGACTACGATTGCGACGGCGCCACCGCCTGCGCCGTGGGCCTGCGGGCGCTGCGCGCCTTCGGCGCCGACGTCGATTTCCTGGTGCCCAACCGCTTCGAAACCGGCTATGGGCTGTCGCCCGCCGTGGTCGACCTGGCCTGCGCCCACCACGCCGGCAAGCCCGACCTGATCATTACCGTGGACAACGGCATCGCCAGCGTCGAAGGCGTGGCCGCCGCCAATGCGGCCGGCATCGGCGTGGTGGTCACCGATCACCACCTGCCCGGCGACACGCTGCCCGACGCGCTCGCCATCGTCAATCCGAACCAGCCGGGCTGCGGCTTCCCGTCCAAGAACCTGGCCGGCGTGGGCGTCATTTTCTACCTGATGCTGGCCCTGCGCGCCGAGCTGCGCCGCCGCGGCACTTACGCGCCCGACGGCGGGCCGCGCCTGGACGCACTGTCCGACCTGGTCGCGCTGGGCACCGTGGCCGACGTGGTCAAGCTCGATGCCAACAACCGGCTGCTGGTCACCCAGGGCCTGCAGCGCATGCGCACCGGCCGCATGCAGCCGGGCCTGCGGGCTTTGTTCGCCGTGGCTGCGCGCGAGCCGCGCAGCGCCTGCGGCTTCGACCTCGGCTTCGCGCTGGGGCCGCGCATCAACGCGGCCGGCCGGCTGGCCGACATGAGCCTGGGCATCGCCTGCCTGACCACCGACGACGAGGCGCAGGCCCTCGACATGGCCCGCCAGCTCGACCAGATCAACCGCGAGCGGCGCGGCATCGAAGCCGAGATGCGCGAGCAGGCCATGGCCGCCATGGAAGCGGCCGGCAGCGCGGACGGCGCGACGGTCTGCGTATTCGACCCGGGCTGGCACCAGGGCGTGGTCGGCCTGGTGGCCTCGCGCCTGAAAGAAAAGTACTGGCGCCCCACCCTGGCCTTCGCGCCGGCCGGCGACGACGAAATCCGCGGCTCGGGCCGGTCGATTCCCGACGTGCACTTGCGCGATGTGCTCGATCTGGTGTCCAAGCGCCACCCGGGCCTGATCCGCAAGTTCGGCGGCCATGCCATGGCGGCCGGCCTGACGCTGGGACGCGACGACTTCCCCGTCTTCGGGCCGGCCTTCGACGCGGCCGTGCGCGAGCTCACCGGCCGCGACCGGTTCGAACCGCTGCTGGAAACCGACGGCTCGCTGGAATCGGGCTATGCCAACGCCGACGTGGCCACCCTGCTGCAGCAGCAGGTCTGGGGCGCGGGCTTCGCCGCACCGCTGTTCCTGGATGAATTCATCGTGCGCAGCCAGCGCCTGGTGGGCGAAAAACACCTCAAGCTGTCGCTGGAGCGCGGCCACCAGCGCTTCGACGCCATCTGGTTCGGCCACGACCAATCGCTGCCCGAGCACATCCAGGCCGCCTACCGGCTCGAGCCCAATGTCTGGAACGGCATGGTGTCGGCCCAGCTCGTCATCGAGCACGCCGCGTAA
- the prfB gene encoding peptide chain release factor 2 (programmed frameshift) gives MEAERQNQLAARLADYAQREQALRGYLDYDLKAERLQVVNAELEDPAVWNDPKHAQDLGREKKSLEDVVTTLTALHSGVADSLELFELASADDDDATLESIEGDADGFQQQLEGLEFRRMFSNPADPLNCFLDIQAGAGGTEAQDWASMLLRQYLKYAERKGFKAEVLEESEGEVAGIKSATIKLEGDYAFGYLRTETGVHRLVRKSPFDSSGGRHTSFASVFVYPEVDDSFEIEVNPADLRVDTYRASGAGGQHINKTDSAVRLTHLPTGIVVQCQNDRSQHRNRAEAMQMLKSKLYELEMRNRMAEQQKLEDSKTDVGWGHQIRSYVLDQSRIKDLRTNVEISNTQKVLDGDLDSFIQASLKQGV, from the exons ATGGAAGCCGAACGCCAGAACCAGCTCGCCGCCCGCCTTGCCGACTACGCGCAGCGCGAGCAGGCGCTACGGGGGTATCTT GACTACGATCTGAAGGCCGAACGCCTGCAGGTCGTCAACGCCGAGCTCGAAGACCCGGCCGTCTGGAACGACCCCAAGCACGCCCAAGACCTGGGCCGTGAAAAAAAATCCCTCGAAGACGTCGTCACCACGCTAACCGCGCTGCACAGCGGCGTGGCCGACTCGCTCGAACTGTTCGAGCTGGCGTCGGCCGATGACGACGACGCCACCCTCGAATCCATCGAAGGCGACGCCGACGGCTTCCAGCAGCAGCTCGAAGGCCTGGAATTCCGCCGGATGTTCTCCAACCCGGCCGATCCGCTGAACTGCTTCCTCGACATCCAGGCCGGCGCCGGCGGCACCGAAGCGCAAGACTGGGCGTCGATGCTGTTGCGGCAATACCTGAAGTACGCCGAGCGCAAGGGTTTCAAGGCCGAAGTCCTGGAAGAATCCGAAGGCGAAGTGGCGGGCATCAAGTCGGCCACCATCAAGCTCGAAGGCGACTACGCCTTCGGCTACCTGCGCACCGAAACCGGCGTGCACCGCCTGGTGCGCAAGAGCCCGTTCGACTCCTCCGGCGGGCGGCACACCTCGTTCGCCAGCGTGTTCGTGTATCCCGAAGTCGACGACTCGTTCGAAATCGAGGTCAACCCGGCCGACCTGCGGGTCGACACCTACCGCGCCAGCGGCGCGGGCGGGCAGCACATCAACAAGACCGACTCGGCCGTGCGCCTGACCCACCTGCCCACCGGCATCGTGGTGCAGTGCCAGAACGACCGCTCCCAGCACCGCAACCGCGCCGAGGCGATGCAAATGCTGAAGTCCAAGCTGTACGAGCTCGAAATGCGCAACCGCATGGCCGAACAGCAGAAACTCGAAGACTCCAAGACCGACGTGGGCTGGGGCCACCAGATCCGCTCATACGTGCTCGACCAGAGCCGCATCAAAGACCTGCGCACCAACGTCGAAATCTCCAATACCCAGAAGGTCCTCGACGGCGACCTGGATTCCTTCATCCAGGCCAGCCTGAAGCAAGGCGTGTGA
- a CDS encoding DNA internalization-related competence protein ComEC/Rec2, producing the protein MRFAEANIVGRLFLLGVVAGTAAVQHLPALPAAGWLWPWAAALAPCCVVATCRRRRGPARWVAAAWLGAGLGMAWAVWHGQTRLDDALAPAHHDVVSRLIVRVADLPQGDARQWRFLADTEAAARPAGIPARIAVSWYAPPGGRLPDLLPGQVWRMALVLRHPHGARNPHGHDAEARLFALGVRAVATVRGVPRLLRDEPRSSAGVAIERLRHHVRQGMRQALGERRYAPVLIALAMGDQAGVAREDWQIFNRSGITHLVSISGMHVTLIAGLGGALAAFAWRRGRWRGIRLPERLPAQVAGAAAALGVALLYCLLAGWGVPARRTFFMLAVVALAAMARLPLSPARILALAAAAVVALDPWATLAPGFWLSFGAVAVLLRAAASAGPALRRPGWRSRLAVLLGEFGRVQMAITLGLVPLLAHLLHQVSLGSPLANAFAIPVVSFLVTPLALLCAAFGVVPGLDVLAHACGVLGHAIFDWTMVPVAWIGSARWAVVDVAAAPWALLGLALAGVAWALQPPGWPARGAGWLLMLPMLCWRPERPAPGYWTLTALDVGQGSAVVIETATQAWLFDTGPRHGEATDAGARVVAPYLRARGYRRLDGLVVSHADLDHAGGLSSVLAAVPVQGAYASFDLPALLRRQADAGGAAALPLSVRRCHAGQAWQVDGVAFRFLHPAREAPARRGQGNAQSCVLLLQGRAHAALLPGDIGAAQERKLAPGLPRVDVVMAPHHGSATSSSAALVEAAGATHVIAQAGRLNRFRHPAPQVQARWQRAGAMFWRTDRHGAVIAASGPAGLAAAPEALAARRYWHRAAP; encoded by the coding sequence GTGCGCTTTGCGGAGGCGAATATCGTCGGGCGTCTGTTCCTGCTGGGCGTGGTGGCCGGCACCGCCGCCGTGCAGCACCTGCCGGCGCTGCCGGCCGCCGGCTGGCTGTGGCCCTGGGCCGCGGCATTGGCGCCGTGCTGCGTGGTGGCCACATGCCGCCGGCGGCGCGGTCCGGCGCGCTGGGTGGCGGCCGCCTGGCTGGGCGCCGGCCTGGGCATGGCCTGGGCCGTCTGGCATGGCCAGACGCGGCTCGACGACGCCCTGGCGCCCGCTCATCACGATGTTGTCAGCCGGCTGATCGTGCGCGTTGCCGATCTGCCGCAGGGCGACGCCAGGCAGTGGCGTTTCCTGGCCGACACTGAAGCCGCCGCGCGCCCGGCGGGCATCCCCGCCCGGATTGCCGTGTCCTGGTATGCGCCGCCGGGAGGCCGCCTGCCCGACTTGCTGCCGGGGCAGGTATGGCGCATGGCGCTGGTGCTGCGCCATCCGCATGGCGCCCGCAACCCGCATGGCCATGATGCCGAGGCGCGGCTGTTCGCGCTGGGCGTGCGCGCAGTCGCCACGGTGCGCGGTGTGCCCCGGCTGCTGCGCGACGAGCCGCGCTCGAGCGCCGGCGTGGCCATCGAGCGGCTGCGCCACCACGTGCGCCAGGGCATGCGGCAGGCCCTGGGCGAGCGCCGCTATGCTCCTGTGCTGATCGCGCTGGCCATGGGCGACCAGGCCGGCGTGGCCCGCGAAGACTGGCAGATTTTCAACCGCAGCGGCATCACGCACCTGGTGTCGATCAGCGGCATGCATGTCACGCTGATCGCTGGCCTGGGCGGCGCCCTGGCTGCATTCGCCTGGCGGCGGGGGCGCTGGCGCGGCATCCGCCTGCCCGAGAGGCTGCCCGCCCAAGTCGCGGGCGCGGCGGCGGCGCTGGGCGTGGCGCTGCTGTACTGCCTGCTGGCCGGCTGGGGCGTGCCCGCGCGCCGCACCTTCTTCATGCTGGCGGTGGTGGCGCTGGCCGCCATGGCGCGCCTGCCGTTGTCGCCCGCGCGCATCCTGGCGCTTGCCGCCGCGGCCGTGGTGGCGCTCGACCCCTGGGCGACACTGGCGCCCGGCTTCTGGCTGTCGTTCGGCGCGGTGGCGGTTCTGCTGCGCGCGGCCGCCTCGGCTGGCCCGGCGCTGCGGCGGCCCGGGTGGCGGTCCCGCCTGGCTGTCTTGCTGGGCGAGTTCGGCCGGGTGCAGATGGCCATCACGCTCGGCCTGGTGCCCTTGCTGGCGCACCTGTTGCATCAGGTCTCGCTGGGTTCGCCGCTGGCCAACGCGTTCGCGATTCCCGTGGTCAGTTTTCTGGTGACGCCATTGGCGCTGCTGTGCGCGGCTTTCGGGGTGGTGCCCGGCCTGGACGTCCTGGCGCACGCTTGCGGCGTGCTGGGGCATGCGATTTTCGATTGGACCATGGTGCCGGTGGCCTGGATAGGCTCCGCGCGCTGGGCGGTCGTCGATGTGGCCGCCGCGCCATGGGCGCTGCTGGGGCTGGCCTTGGCCGGCGTAGCGTGGGCCCTGCAGCCGCCGGGCTGGCCGGCGCGCGGCGCGGGCTGGCTGCTGATGCTGCCCATGCTGTGCTGGCGGCCCGAACGGCCGGCGCCCGGGTACTGGACCCTGACCGCCCTCGACGTGGGGCAGGGCAGCGCCGTGGTGATCGAAACGGCCACCCAGGCATGGCTGTTCGACACCGGCCCGCGCCATGGCGAGGCCACCGATGCGGGCGCCCGTGTCGTGGCGCCCTATCTGCGCGCGCGCGGCTATCGGCGCCTGGATGGCCTGGTGGTGTCGCACGCCGACCTGGACCATGCCGGCGGCCTGTCCAGTGTCCTGGCGGCTGTGCCGGTGCAGGGGGCCTATGCCTCGTTCGATTTGCCGGCGCTGTTGCGCCGGCAGGCGGATGCCGGCGGCGCGGCGGCGCTGCCGCTGTCTGTGCGGCGCTGCCATGCCGGCCAGGCCTGGCAGGTAGATGGCGTGGCATTCCGCTTCCTGCATCCCGCGCGCGAAGCGCCGGCGCGCCGCGGCCAGGGCAATGCCCAGAGCTGCGTGCTGCTGCTGCAGGGCAGGGCGCACGCGGCGCTGCTGCCGGGCGACATCGGGGCGGCCCAGGAACGCAAGCTGGCGCCGGGGCTGCCGCGCGTGGACGTGGTGATGGCGCCGCATCACGGTTCGGCGACCTCGTCCAGCGCCGCGCTGGTCGAGGCCGCCGGCGCCACGCACGTAATCGCGCAGGCCGGGCGCCTGAACCGCTTCCGCCATCCGGCGCCGCAGGTGCAGGCGCGCTGGCAGCGCGCCGGCGCGATGTTCTGGCGCACCGACAGGCACGGCGCCGTCATCGCCGCATCCGGCCCCGCGGGCCTGGCGGCCGCGCCCGAAGCGCTGGCCGCGCGGCGCTACTGGCATCGGGCGGCGCCGTGA
- a CDS encoding alpha/beta fold hydrolase, whose protein sequence is MLEPRFDFVTCASPAGLHRMAYTEWGDPGNERVLLCVHGLTRTGRDFDNLARRLAGDFRVVCPDVVGRGGSDWLSAPAFYTVPQYVSDMVTLIARLRPGSLAWVGTSMGGLIGLALAGAAAYARLAHAAQPHAGAWPASQDIRLESMVLNDVGPRLDPAALGRISQYVGQQAEFDTFAQAVDAVRQVSAPFGPHSDAQWEALTRHVYVDRGGKWVKHYDLNLALPLASQTAEAYSAGEQILWRSYEALDCPVLILRGAQSDLLTEATAAEMLARNARASLLEVAGVGHAPTLMDEAQVEPVARFLLGRPEA, encoded by the coding sequence ATGCTGGAACCTCGATTCGATTTCGTCACGTGCGCCAGCCCGGCTGGCCTGCATCGCATGGCCTACACCGAATGGGGCGATCCCGGCAACGAACGGGTCCTGTTATGCGTGCACGGCCTGACGCGCACGGGGCGCGATTTCGATAACCTGGCGCGGCGCCTGGCCGGCGATTTCCGCGTGGTGTGCCCCGACGTGGTGGGGCGCGGCGGCTCCGACTGGCTGTCCGCGCCGGCCTTCTACACCGTGCCGCAATACGTGTCGGACATGGTGACGCTGATTGCCCGCTTGCGGCCGGGTTCGCTGGCCTGGGTGGGCACCTCGATGGGCGGGCTGATCGGCCTGGCGCTGGCGGGCGCCGCCGCCTATGCGCGGCTGGCGCATGCCGCGCAGCCGCATGCCGGCGCCTGGCCTGCCAGTCAGGACATCCGCCTGGAGAGCATGGTGCTCAACGATGTCGGGCCGCGGCTCGATCCCGCGGCGCTGGGCCGCATCAGCCAGTATGTCGGCCAGCAGGCCGAATTCGACACCTTCGCGCAGGCCGTGGACGCGGTGCGGCAGGTGTCCGCGCCATTCGGGCCGCATAGCGATGCGCAATGGGAAGCGCTGACGCGCCATGTTTATGTCGACCGCGGCGGCAAATGGGTCAAGCACTACGACCTGAACCTGGCGCTGCCGCTGGCATCCCAGACGGCCGAGGCCTATTCCGCGGGCGAGCAGATCCTGTGGCGCTCGTACGAGGCGCTGGATTGCCCGGTCCTGATTTTGCGCGGCGCGCAGTCGGATTTGCTGACCGAGGCCACGGCGGCGGAAATGCTGGCGCGCAACGCGCGCGCCAGCCTGCTCGAGGTGGCCGGGGTGGGGCATGCGCCCACCCTCATGGACGAGGCCCAGGTCGAGCCGGTGGCCCGCTTCCTGCTGGGCCGCCCCGAGGCCTGA
- a CDS encoding lipoprotein-releasing ABC transporter permease subunit: MARIRQRRGRRDRFISFIAATSMAGIALGVAALIVVLSVMNGFQKEVRDRMLSVLPHIELYIPGAVPERVLEQWRQFADAAERNPEVKGAAPFVAAQAMLARGQALRGVQVRGIDPATEGKVSDIPRQMTTGKLSDLKPGGFGVVLGSDLADGLGVQVGDTLLMLAPQGSISPAGFTPRMRQFTVVGTFTSGHYEYDSSLAFVDAQDAARVFRDSGTAGVRLRVQDMQRAPQVAAELSKTLPPYVMASDWSRNNRTWFAAVQTEKRMMFLILALIVAVAAFNLLSSLVMAVKDKQSDIAILRTLGAGPGEVARIFLVQGALIGVVGTVLGVLGGMLIAYNVDVIVPFIESLLGVHFLPREIYFISELPSDPQSGDIITIGVTSLVLSLLATLYPSWRASRLQPAQVLRHD, encoded by the coding sequence ATGGCCCGCATCCGCCAGCGACGCGGCCGCCGCGACCGCTTCATTTCGTTCATTGCCGCCACCTCGATGGCGGGCATCGCGCTGGGCGTGGCGGCCCTGATCGTGGTGCTGTCGGTCATGAACGGTTTCCAGAAAGAAGTGCGCGACCGCATGCTGTCGGTGCTGCCGCACATCGAGCTGTACATTCCCGGCGCCGTGCCCGAGCGGGTGCTCGAACAGTGGCGGCAATTCGCCGACGCGGCCGAGCGCAATCCCGAAGTCAAGGGGGCCGCGCCTTTCGTGGCCGCCCAGGCCATGCTGGCGCGCGGCCAGGCGCTGCGGGGCGTGCAGGTGCGGGGCATCGATCCGGCCACCGAAGGCAAGGTATCCGATATTCCGCGCCAGATGACCACCGGCAAGCTGTCCGACCTGAAGCCGGGCGGCTTTGGCGTGGTGCTGGGCAGCGATCTGGCCGACGGGCTGGGCGTGCAGGTGGGCGACACGCTGCTGATGCTGGCCCCGCAGGGCTCCATCAGCCCGGCGGGCTTCACGCCGCGCATGCGGCAGTTCACGGTGGTGGGCACGTTCACGTCCGGCCACTACGAATACGATTCCAGCCTGGCGTTCGTCGACGCCCAGGATGCCGCGCGGGTATTCCGCGACAGCGGCACCGCTGGCGTGCGCCTGCGCGTACAGGACATGCAGCGCGCCCCGCAGGTGGCGGCCGAGCTGTCCAAGACGCTGCCGCCCTACGTAATGGCCAGCGACTGGTCGCGCAACAACCGCACCTGGTTCGCGGCGGTGCAAACTGAAAAACGCATGATGTTCCTGATCCTGGCGCTGATCGTGGCGGTGGCGGCGTTCAACCTGCTGTCGTCGCTGGTCATGGCCGTGAAAGACAAGCAGTCGGACATCGCCATCCTGCGCACGCTGGGCGCGGGCCCCGGCGAAGTGGCGCGCATTTTCCTGGTGCAGGGCGCGCTGATCGGGGTGGTGGGCACCGTGCTGGGCGTGCTGGGCGGGATGCTGATCGCCTATAACGTGGACGTCATCGTGCCGTTCATCGAAAGCCTGCTGGGCGTGCATTTCCTGCCGCGCGAGATCTACTTCATCAGCGAGCTGCCGTCGGATCCGCAGTCGGGCGACATCATTACCATCGGCGTGACCTCGCTGGTGCTGTCGCTGCTGGCCACTTTGTATCCCAGCTGGCGCGCCTCGCGCCTGCAACCCGCCCAGGTGCTGCGCCATGACTGA